Genomic DNA from Peribacillus sp. FSL H8-0477:
TTTGACAGCAATGTTCGGACAAGCTATCTTAACACGGATTTCCTTAACCCAGATTTAGTCATGGTTGAAGCGCTTGATCCAAACGATATTATTCTCGAAGTGAAGTTCGATGAATTTCTTCCAGATATTATTAAGTCACTGCTTCAAGTAGTAAATACACGCAAAACAGCTTACTCTAAATACCTTTTAAGCAGAAGGTACGGGTAAGTAAAATCTACTTAACGGAGGTTAACCATTGGATACGCAAACTAACACTACAAACTTTACTGATATTTTCAAATCAAGCTTTTTGGATAACACCGCATCGTTCTCGATTGTTGATTCAATGATTGGATTAGTGGTTGCTTTCGCACTCGGTATGTTTATCTATGTGATTTATAAAAAAACGTTCGCCGGTGTCATGTATTCCCACAATTTCAATATTTCATTAATTATCATGTCTATGATTACTGCCCTTGTCATCATGGGGATTTCTACTAATATTGTCATTTCTCTTGGTATGGTTGGTGCTCTTTCTATTGTTCGTTTTAGAACACCCATTAAAGACCCAATGGATCTTGTTTATCTCTTTTGGGCAATTGGCTCTGGTATCCTTTGCGGTGCCGGCCTCATCCCGCTTGCTATCATCGGTGCAATCTTAATAGGAATCGTGATGTTGTTCTTCAGCAACCGATTAACGATTGAAAATCCGTATCTTTTAATTGTAAAGTACACTGATTCTTCTATTGAATCTAGGTTGGACGAGGTCCTTTCCAAACAGTCCAAAAAGCATACGATTAAATCGAAATCGATAATGCCTGATAATAATTTAGAAGTAACTTATGAGATTCGACTCAAGGAAAATGATACGGAATTCATCAACCTTATCAAAGAAATTAATAGTGTAAGATCTGCTGTTATGTTGAGTTACGACGGCAACTTCACAGCATAATTTCCTAGAAAGCGCGGGCATGGTTTGATTCACCTGCCCGCCTATTTTATAACAGAAAGGAGTTCTAACATGATAAAGAACCGATACGTCATCGGGGCCATCACACTCCTGCTGGCAGTCTCTATTGCTGTTCTTTTCATTGTGCCGACTTTTCATGTCCAACAGCCCGCAAGCATGGCTAAGGCATACAAATCGTCCGTCTTTGATCAGACCAAGGTCACGAAGGTCGATATTGAATTAAGTGATAAAAACTTGGCATCCATACTAGAAAGCCCCACAGATGAGGAAATTGTCGACGCTGATGTTACTATTAACGGCCAAACAGTCAGCCATGTTGGCTTTCGCACAAAAGGAATGTTGTCTTTAAGCTCCGTAGCCGCCATGGAGGATTCTGACCGATACAGCTGGAAGATTGATTTTGACTATTACCGCAGTGAACAAACACTGGATGGCTTACAAAAACTCGCCTTAAATAATAATTTCAGTGATGCTTCCATGATGCGGGAATACCTTTCCTACGATTTAATGGAAGAAATGGGCGTACCTGCTCCATCTCACTCGTATATGTATGTCACCATTAACGGAGAAGAACAGGGACTTTACTTAGGGGTGGAGACTCTTGATGAAAGCTTTCTCTCACAGAATTTCACTACTGGGGACGGCGACTTATACAAACCGGATGGAACAGGAAGCGATCTTAAATGGATCAGTGACGATATTGCTGATTATACTGGTTTAAATCTGAAAACAAATACGAAATCATCTAATCAATCCTCGATGATCAACATGCTGGATGTCATTAATAATGGCGGGAAATTGGAAGAGGTAGTCGATGTTGATGAGATGCTCCGTTATTTTGCCGCCAATACCGCTTTAGTCAATCTTGATCACTATCAAGGCGATAAAAAGCATAATTATTATCTCTACGAAGAGGATGGTCTCTTTTCCATGCTTCCATGGGATTACAATATGGCATTTGGCGGTTATGGCGCTATGGGCGGTAAGGATAGACCCCAAGTCAAAGATACACAAACAAAAGGCACCACAGAAGAGGGAGAAGCTGAAAAGGCCCAAATGCCGGGCGGTGGAAAAGGCGGCATGATGGGTATGGGTTCGTCAAGCTTCATAAACGATAGTGCTATAAATTTTAGCATTACCACCCCTGTTTCAGGAGCTACCCTTGAAGAACGTCCTCTGCTGAATGCCCTGCTAGAAGATGATGAAAATAGAGAGACATTCAACAAATATCTAAAAGAAATAGCGACTGGATTCTTCTCTGAGGAAATCATCACAGAAAAAGTTAATGAAATTACCTCGATGATTACACCATACGTGGAGAAAGATCCTACTAAGTTTTATACTATGGAGGACTATCTTAAAGCGACAACTGGTGATGAGAGTATCATAGAATTCTCCACACAGCGTGCTGAATCCATTTTGGCGCAATTATCCGGAGAATTAGTCGTTGAAGCTGAAACAAGTTCTGATAGGGGCGGAGGACAGGAACAAGGACAAATGAATCCGCCTGACGATAGTACCGGGGAAGCCCAGAAAAAAGGACAGCAGCCGCCTGCTGGTCAGGGTGGAGCAGGTCCTGGCGCTGGTGGACCACCTGATATGGGCGGCGGCATGCAGCCTCCAAGTATGGACGGTGGACCCAATGCTCAAGCAGGAGCGGCTGGAAGCAGCTACTCTAAAGAAACATTAATCATGATTGGTATATCGCTTGTTCTGCTAATTGGAGCGATTGTCTTTGCTCACTTCTTTAAACGAAGACGGTCATCGTGAAGCAATATCCCTCTAATTCCAGGCTGCCGAGAAATCTTCGGCAGCTTTTTTTTTCACAACTTTTTCACCGGCTTGCTCTAGATCCCTTCTGCACAATAATTGGCTTGAAATGCACAGAAACCAGCTCCATTTGCACAGTAATTCGTCTGTTTTGCACACCTTTTTCTCCATTTTGCACAATACACAGGTTAAGATGAACAGCTTTTTTTATTTCTCTCCTAATACAAAAAACCGGAAGAGAAATACTTCTCCCGGTTTTCCTATTTAGCTTAAATCAAGCATCACAACTGCCTTAAATAAATCGCCATCCACATCAATATCAAGGATTCCGCCATGAAGGTCAATAATAGATTTAGCAATGGCAAGTCCTAATCCTGATCCTTCTGTATGGCGAGAGGTATCCCCTCGTTTGAAGCGTTCAAACATTTCATCCGTATTATCTCCAAGCTCATACTTGGTAACATTTTTAAACGTAATGACAACTCGATCTCGTTCAGCTGTAACAGATATATAGACTCTGGTATTCTCCAGCGAGTAGTTTAAGATATTTCCTATGAGATTATCAAAAACACGCCATAGCTTTTGACCGTCAACGAATGCAACACATTTATCAGGCATCGATACGCGAAACTGTAGGGACGACTGCTTGATGGCTTCATCCCGTTCAGCCAGGGATTGCTGCAGCAGCTGAACAATATCTGCACGATCCTTAACGAGCTCGATACTGCCGCTGGCCATTTTTGATGCTTCAAACAAATCATCAATTAAAACCTTTAGGCGTTTTGATTTTCGATCAATAATTTGAAGATAGTCCGTACGTTCCTCTTCACTGAGAGTCGGATTTTTTAGTAATTCTGTATAAGTAATAATTGACGTTAACGGTGTGCGCAAATCATGGCTAACATTCGTAATCAGTTCAGTCTTTAATCTCTCGCTTTTGGCCTGTTCCTGTTGTGAGGTTTTTACACCTGTTTTTAAACTATTTATATTTCGAGCAAGTTTTGAAAGGGTAGAGTTTCCCTTAGCTGGGAGATCAGATGCATAATGGCCATTTACTAACTCATCTGTATAGCGGACAATTCGATTGAACTTCCCAATTTGTGTCAAAAGATAGATAATAGCTGGTACAGTTACAAACAAAAACAAGGGGATGAAGACTATGATAGCTTCATTTTCCATAAAGACAACTGAAATCCCGATTCCTGTAGCAAACGCAATACTAAGCAAAATGACCATCTGAACACCGGTTCTTCTGACAAGAAATACATCTTTTGCTTTGTAGATTAATGATTCTTTCCATTCTTCTTCGATATTTTTGTTTTTAAGCGTATTGATGAACCAACTTCCCTGAATGAGTGTCAATACAAGAAATAGGACGGTCCAAAACGTTTGGTGTATGATCTCTCTTACAAAATAGAACCATGATGAATAGGATATTTGATACATACTATCTGTAATATAATCGCCTAATATAAGTATCGTAAGGAGCAAAACGCCCGCCCGTACATCAATGGGAATCTTAGAATAAAAAGCAGGAGTGGACCTATTTATCTCAATACTTTTCCATACACCTGATTTACGAATCATAAACGCACCAAGCAGCAAGGCTAACACGCTGGCAATTAGATAACTATACGCCAGTTTTTGAGTGGTTTTGTACGTTATATATTCCTTCATAATTGGACTTGATTTAGGAGCATCTTTTGAAATACCCACCTGCCCCTCTAATTCCCGATCTGCAAACGGTTCTATCAACTCCGCTGTATCCACCTTTGTACCCTCTGAATCATAATCACTATATTGAGGGAAATAAGAGCGTTCTTCTTGGTCTATGATTGGAATAGAACGGAGATAGAGCATATCTTTTTTATTCATATATTGAGATATATCATCTTCACTATCCAAATTTAAATTTGTATACACATCCCCTGTATTCAAGTCTTCTAGATAATAGGTATACGCTTTATCAGATTCCAGGAATTCCTTACGATTCTTGGTCATTTCTTGGAAATAAGCATCTACTGCTTTTTCTTTCTCTTTACTAATCTTTTCTTCAACTACTTTATCATTTTGAAAATTGGTCATGATGTCTTTTATTTTCTTGTCGCGTTCCGCTTTGTACATCTCTATAAGTTCTTTATTCTTTGCTGCCTCTGCTTCCGTAATTTGACCCTCATACTGAGTCTTAATGGAATCTATTTGTTCAGGTAAATCACCATATCTGAAGCGGTATTCTTCAATTTCCTCTTCTGTCACAGTAATCTTTTCTTTCGTATTTTCAGACGTAATCCCCAATTCAAATAGATTTAGCTGTTCCAAGTACTCGCTATTCTGAGCCTTGAACTGCTCCGTTTCAAAAAAATTTCGACCTATATATTCATTCCCTCTGCTCAGTCCTGACATAACTCCTGTGATCCCCAACGTAACGAACAATAAGGCTAAAACAACATGCAGTTTACTTTTCCATTTTGTATCCAATTCCCCATACCACCTTTAAATACCTTGGATTTTTCGGATCGATTTCGATTTTTTCACGGATCTTACGGATATGTACGGCTACGGTATTTTCGGCGTTATAGCCGGGTTCCTTCCACACACGTTCATAAATTTCAGATATAGAGAATACTCTTCCGGGATTCGACATTAGTAACTCAGTCATTTTATATTCAATAGGCGTTAATTTCACTGGCTCTCCGATCACCTTAACTTCCTTCGTTTCTCGATTAAGAGTCAGTCCATTTAAATCAATAACTTTTGCTGTGCCTTCATATGTACCAAGAGAAACATATCTTCTAAGCTGCGATTTTACTCTAGCCATTAGTTCTAAAGGGTTAAATGGCTTTGTCACATAATCATCTGCACCGACCTGAAGGCCCAAAATTTTGTCTGTATCTTCACTTTTTGCACTAAGAAGAATAATCGGTATATTTTTTTGTTCACGTATTTTAAAAGTTGCAGCAATCCCGTCCATTCGGGGCATCATAATATCCAGCAAGATTAAATGAATCGTATGCTCTTGGAGCTTTTCTAGAGCTTCTATCCCGTCTTGTGCTTGGATAACCTTAATCCCTTCATAAGATAAATAAATCTCGATTGCATCTCGGATTTCTTTTTCATCATCGACGACTAATATACAAAAGTTATCCATTTCCCGACCTCCTTTTCTCCAATATAGCAGAATGTTCCTGCTCATATTTACATTGTAAGTAGTAAATCTTAACTTTTACTCAGTATATTTCTTAAGAATTTCTTAAGTTTCTATCTAAAAAGAATTAAAGGATATCCAGCCTAGATACCGAATGTATGAACTAAGCTCTTTCAAAAAAGAGACTATGTTCATACACCTTTTATTTTGTTCATGTACGTACCGTTTATTACCTTTTAAAACTGCCTTCTTCCCAAAAAGCAGCTTACGTTTACCCTTTCTTATGACCGGGTACATATATAAATCATACAATACCTGTAAATAAAATTAATAATTGGGAATAGAGCGGAGTGGATAGGGGCATGGAACGAAATCATACAATTATGCAATTTTTCGAATGGCACGTACCGGCTGATGGTCTTCATTGGAAACGTTTAAAAGAAGCAGCTCCTGAACTAAGGAAAATCGGTATTGATTCCATTTGGGTCCCTCCAGTAACAAAGGGTCAGTCAGGCGATGATAATGGATATGGCATTTATGATGGCTATGACCTCGGAGAATTTGATCAAAAAGGCAGCGTTCGTACAAAGTACGGGACGAAACAAGAACTATTCGATGCTATTGAAGCTTGTCACGAGCATAAGCTCTCTGTCTATATCGATTTGGTCATGAATCATAAGGCTGGAGCCGATGAGACGGAAAACTTTGAGGTCGTAGAAGTTAATCCAATGAACCGAAATGAAGAAATTTCTGAACCCTTTGAGATTGAAGGATGGACGAAATTTGATTTTCCTGGACGAGGCGGAAAATACTCTTCCTTTACGTGGAATTCAACTCACTTTAACGGCACGGATTATGATCAAAAAACAGGTAAAACGGGTATTTTCAAAATTGGCGGAAACAGTACGTGGAATGAACATGTAGATGACGAGTTTGGTAATTACGACTACCTCATGTTTGCGAACATTGATTATAATAATCCCGTGGTCATTGATGAAATGATTGCCTGGGCAAAATGGCTGGTTGAAACGACAAATTGTGATGGCTTTCGCCTTGATGCAATTAAGCATATTAATACTAAATTTATCAGTCAATTTTCCCATGAAATATTAGATCATATTACAGAAAAAAACTTTTATCTGATCGGGGAGTTTTGGCATTCAGATCTTCAAGCCTGCCGTAATTATCTAAATAAAACAAATTATAAGATTGATTTATTTGATGTTGCGCTTCATTATAAATTTTGCAAAGCCGGTAAAGAAGGCGGCGCATTTGATTTATCAACCATTTTTAACGATACCCTTGTACAAAGTCATCCTACCAATGCAGTTACCTTCGTAGATAATCATGATTCTCAACCTCATGAATCGCTGGAATCTTGGGTCGAAGACTGGTTTAAACCAAGTGCCTACGCTTTAATCTTATTACGCCGTGACAGTTATCCATGTATCTTCTATGGAGATTATTATGGAATTGGCGGACCAGTACCTGTCGATGGAAAAAAAGATGACATTGAGCGTCTAATGTTTGCACGCTACCATAAAGCATATGGGGATCAGGAAGATTATTTTGATCACCCAAATACAATTGGCTGGGTTAGAATGGGCACTCCCGAAATTCCTCATTCAGGTTGTGCAACTGTGATTGCAAATGGAGAACCTGGAATTAAGCGGATGTTCGTAGGAGAAAAAAGAGCTGGAGAAGTCTGGACGGATCTCACTACTAAGATGGACGAACGAATTACGATTGAAGAAGATGGCTGGGCTACCTTTCCTGTTAATGGAGGAAGTGTCTCTGTTTGGGCCAACCCAAAGATTGAAGAAGATGAATAAGTTAACAGAAAAAAAGCTGCCAAAAGGCAGCTTTTTTTCTTATATTCCACAACATTTTTTATATTTTTTCCCGCTGTTGCATGGGCAGGGATCGTTTCTTCCTACTTTTATCTTTTCCGATTCTTCAACTGGGATTTGCAGACTTTCATCTTGCAGTTGAAGTGCATTTTTCTTCCAATTATTCAATTGAGGATGCTCCTTGCTCATTAACGTGTAATAGCCATAAGCAAGCACGTCAATATCAACTAGCAAATCACTGCCTCCATCCATCAAATAGTCATCCATTTCAGGATATTGTTTATCTGAAAGTTGAATACATATTCCTTCTATAGCTAATCCTTTATCATCATAATCTTCCATTGTTGAAAGAAGCTTTACCAGCTCTGCCTCTGCTTCTGGGATCTTACTATTCCCAAGAATACTCGTCCCAAAAACAAGACAGTCTGGATCTTCTAGATAAGGTACAACGGCTTGAATGACCTCTTTACTTTGGAATTTAATCAATGTATCAGACACTGCCTCAACTAATAAATCCTCGTCACGAAGCAGTAAATTAGCAAGCAAAGGAATATACTTTGTCTGGTTCATCAATCCGATAACATGGAAAATCAGAATGCCTGCAAAAGAAAAATAGTCTTCATTTAGATCTTGGTTTAACACAGCCGCAATTTCAAGGTCATCCATCCAGCCTTTTTCGACCAGGACCTCTACCGTCATTTTAGCTTGATTGTATACTTCTTGAGAAAAGCGCTCTTCGGTTTCTAATCGCGCCAACAATTCCCCATACTGCTCCCAAACGGCCTCCTCTCCGCCATCTTCTAACGTTTTATAGAACGACCATTTATTCTCATCAAAAAATGGTGCTAATTCTTGACGGTACTTCATTGCCTCTTTCGGACGAACCGAGTCCAATAAGTTCACGTATAGTGAAAGGTTTCTCGGATGAGCACTCTTTGCCCCTTTAATTAATAACTTTACTGCCTCATCATTCAGCCTATGCTTATAAATTCTCGTTAAGATATTGACTTCCTTTTCCCTCGAACTAAGTGCTTCTTTTATCAGACGGACCGTCCATTCTTCAGGTACAAAAGGATAATCCTGCAAAGCCTCTACTAAAAATGTTTGTAAGATCGTATCTTCTGTTTCCAAATACGGTTCCAATTTATCTAAAAAATTCAATGCGTCATCTCCTCCTACTTTTCATCTATTATTCACATACTAGCAAAGAAAGGCTCTTTACGCGAAATAGAAATCATATCCGTTCAACTTTTATAAAAAAAGTAGTATGATTTATAGGAGAAGGGATTGGCTTTCAATTGAAAAAAACGTATCTATTACTATGGTTTTTTGGATCTTTAACACTAAATGCACTAGGAAATAGTTTTATGATTGTCGCTCATCTCGGCTCTGCTCCTTGGGCAGCAGCTAGTCAAAATCTTGCAGCAGTAATCCCTCTTTCTATAGGACTATGTACGATTGTTCTACAGTTATTTTCACTATTGCTGACAACGTTGATGGGCAGCCGGTTTTCTATCCGGCTTATAATAAAAAGTTTGCTCCTTGCTGTTTTCTTTGGCCTTTTAATTGATGTGTTTGTTAACATCCATCATTACTTATATACGCCCGACCAAATCTGGATTCGGGGTCTTTATACGCTTATTGGGATGAATGGAGTGGCTGCTGCAATCTCGATTTACATTCAAATCAGCCGAGTTCTTTTGCCCTTCGATTATCTTCTTCAAGCCTTTGCTCGTTTGGCAAAAAGCTTCTCTCTCGGTACAATTATTTGTTTGAGCATTCCACTTACCATCTGCATCATTTTCTCTATTGTCTTCCATCAATTTATTGGTCTTGGAATCGGCACCTTAGTTTTCATACTTGCAAATGGGTTTCTTATTGATCAATACAATAAGAAGATACGGTTAACTCGGACGGAACTGTCCTAACTAAAAAAAGGGATGAGACCATCCCTTTTTTAGTTTTCTTCCTCTAGAATAAGCTGATATAAGAACTTGTCACAATCGCCTTTCTCCTTTAAGGTAAAATTAAACAAGCAAACAAAACTATTCAAGGAGATGACGGTACATTGAAAAACGAGTTAGTTGAACGGTTTATATCCTATGTAAAAATTGATACCCAGTCAGATGAAGAGAACTCTGCATGCCCCTCTTCCGCAGGTCAATTAATTCTCGGCAACAAGCTGGTTAATGATTTACAAACGATTGGCCTCGTTGATGCAAAGATTGATGATAACGGCTATGTTATGGCCACACTTCCTAGTAATACAGATAAGGAGGTTCCCGTGATTGGGTTCTTAGCTCATCTCGATACAGCAACGGATTTTACCGGGAAAAATGTTAACCCTCAAATTGTTGAAAATTATAATGGAAAAGACATCACCCTTAATGGCGAATTAAACATTATCCTTTCTCCAACTGATTTCCCACACCTTGCTGACTATCAGAACCAAACGTTGATTACGACAGATGGTACTACCTTACTTGGAGCTGATAATAAAGCTGGAATTGCAGAAATTATGACGGCCATGGACTATTTAATACAACATCCTGAAATAAAACATGGACAAATTAGAGTAGCCTTTACACCCGACGAAGAAATTGGAAGAGGACCTCATAAGTTCGATGTCGATTCATTTCAAGCAGCCTATGCTTATACGATTGATGGAGGGCCGCTGGGCGAACTTCAATATGAGAGTTTCAACGCTGCTGGATTGAAAATCACTTTCAAGGGAACCAATATTCATCCTGGAACTGCTAAAGGAAAGATGGTTAATGCAGCAAAAATAGCGATGAAATTCAACGACCGTCTGCCTGTAAACGAATCTCCAGAAATGACTGAAGGCTATGAAGGGTTCTATCATCTATCTGGAATCAATGGCGATGTGGAAGAAACGGTTCTGCACTACATTATCCGTGATTTTGACAAAGAACAATTTGCAGAAAGAAAACTATTTATTAAAAAAATGGTTGCTGAATTCCAGGATCAATACGGAACAGACCGCATTATTATGGAGATGAAGGATCAATATTACAATATGAAAGACAAAATTAAACCGGTGATGGAAATTGTCGAAATAGCCGCTGAAGCAATGAAAAGCCTTGGCATTGAACCAATTATTGAACCCATCCGCGGTGGAACAGACGGCTCACAGCTTTCATATATGGGGCTGCCCACACCGAATATCTTTACAGGTGGAGAAAATTTTCACGGAAAATATGAATTTATATCCGTAGATCATATGGCCAAAGCAGTAGATGTGATTATTGAAGTCGTCAAATTATTTGAGGAAAAATCAGGGAAATAAACGAAAAAAAGAGGTTCGGAATAAACCATTCCGAACCTCTTTCCTTTTTTATACGATTCTTGACCAGTGACGTGCTTGCGTTACTGCTTGTATAAAGGCTTGATGGTCAGCGCCTGCGATTACACCTGCAGCTTGGTCTTGTGATGTGATGCCAGCTGCTGTTAATAAATCGAGTGCATCTGTGCCAGCCCCAACAGACTTGAAGTGACTATAGGCTTCGAGTAGGAAGATTGGAGCTTTTTTACTAGCTAGAAGGTTCGTAACCCCTTCTTTCCCTCCTGCAACATACACTGCGTCAAATTGGACAGAATCTGCTGTCAAGAACGTATGATCAACAGGAACTTCCTCGCCATTACTGCTAAGGATCACTCCTAGGTTTTTACTCACGACTTCAACAAGTATTCCCGCTCCTATTAAATCTGCTTTTAATTGAGTAAACTCTGCATAATCAAAACCATGATCAGCTAATACAGCTACTTTACGTGTATTTGGAAGCTTCACACTGGTTTCTTGGCTCAAGCTGGCTGAAGCTGGACTGCCATCTGGAACATTCCCCGCTTCAGGTACAGATGCGCCCACCGCTAAAGCAAGTTCCTTCGCAATCCTGAAATCAACATTTGCAAACATATTGACTACCCGCTGTTGAATTTCTTTGCTTTTCAGTTTTCCTACTTCGAACTGGAAGGCTTCAATAATATGCTGTTTCTCAACTTCCGTCATGCTATTCCAGAAAAGAATCGCTTGGCTGTAATGATCTTTAAAGCTCTCACTGCGAGCTCGAACTTTTCGGCCATCTACCTTTTCCTGATAATGTACATATCCGCCATCTTTTGCCGAAGCCGGCTCGGGTGCATTAGCTTGTAATCCATTTTTATGGTAGCTGACTTGTCCTTTATTTATCGCCATACGGTGCATCCCGTCACGTTGGTTATTATGAACTGGTGCAACCGAGCGGTTAATCGGAAGTTCATGGAAATTTGGACCGCCAAGGCGGGAAAGTTGTGTATCGGTATAAGAGAAGAGGCGTCCTTGAAGCATCGGGTCATTTGAAAAGTCTATTCCAGGTACGACATTTCCAAGATGGAAGGCAACTTGCTCTGTCTCAGCAAAGACATTATCCGGATTTCGGTCGAGAGTCATTTTTCCGATGATTTTAACTGGAATGATTTCTTCCGGCCAAAGCTTAGTTGGATCAAGGATATCAAAATCAAAAGCAAATTCATCTTCTTCTTTAATGAGTTGAACCCCTAACTCAAATTCAGGATACTCTCCCATCTCGATTGCTTCATAAAGATCACGGCGATGGAAGTCAGGATCCTTACCAGCTAGTTTTTGGGCTTCGTCCCAAACGAGAGAATGGACCCCAAGTTTTGGTTTCCAATGAAACTTCACAAAATGAGACTTGCCCAGTTCATTTACAAAGCGGAAGGTATTTACCCCGAATCCTTCCATCATTCGATAGCTGCGGGGAATAGCCCGGTCAGACAAATGCCACATAATCATATGTGCGGTCTCGGTATTGGCCGTTACAAAGTCCCAGAACGTATCATGTGCAGTTTGTGCCTGTGGTATTTCATTATGCGGTTCTGGTTTGAAAGAATGAACCAAATCCGGGAACTTAATAGCATCTTGTATAAAAAACACTGGAATGTTATTTCCAACTAAATCATAGTTTCCTTCTTCTGTATAAAACTTTGTAGCAAAGCCCCTTACATCACGAACGGTGTCTGCTGAACCACGCGAGCCTGCCACAGTTGAAAAACGTACAAACACAGGTGTTTTTATGGAAGGATCTTGAAGAAAACCAGCGCTGGTATACTCCTTCATGGATTCATAGGCTTGGAAGTATCCATGTGCACCATATCCACGAGCATGAACAATACGTTCAGGAATTCGTTCATGGTCAAAATGAGTCATTTTTTCACGAAAATGAAAGTCCTCCATTAGTGTCGGTCCACGTTCACCCGCTTTTAATGAATGTTCATCTTCAGAAACACGCAGCCCCTGATTAGTTGTTAATTTGGTCCCGGCATCATCAACCCGGTACGATTCAAGTTGTTGATCCTTACTGTTTTCATGTTTATTAGTCATCTTGTTCAAGTCCTCCCTCTTCTTCTCTATAAAAAGTCTGGATAAATTTATGTTGCTTTTTCTTATGGTTTACCACGATATTTTTAAAGTTAAACAAGACTATTCACACAAATAAAAAAAACTAGAATCGACAAAAAACTACTATTTAGTTAAAATCGATAGAAAAGACTATGGAAGTTAAAGGGGATACCTTGATTACTTTATTGCCATTAATGATTGAAAGAGTCGGAATTATTGTCATACTCGCTTTCTTGTTATCACAAATGAAGTCCTTTCGAAAACTCGTCAATCATGAACAAAATCTACCAGGAAAAATACAGCTTATTCTTTTATTTGGTTTTTTCGGAATCATCAGTAATTATACTGGAATAGAAATTAATGATCAGTCAATTGTTCACTCAGAGTGGCTCACCGATGTCGGTTCCGAACATGCATTGGCCAATACACGGGTAATGGGGATTGGTATTGGCGGATTACTAGGGGGGCCTTGGGTCGGCCTTGGCATTGGGTTAATCGCGGGCATTCACCGTTTATCTCTCGGGGGCTTTACAGCAGCTGCCTGTGCAATCTCATCAGTAGCTGCTGGGATTGCTGCTGGTTTATTAGGTAGACAGCGAAGGATGAAGGGTGGAGAAATTACACCGATATTTGCTGTTGGAATCGGGATGATTATGGAAGCGTTTCAGATGGTAATTATTTTACTTTCTGCGAAACCATTCGAACAAGCACTAGCACTTGTAAAGGTTATTGGGTTACCGATGATTCTGATAAATGGTTTAGGTTCATTATTATTCGTTTTCATTCTTCAGTCGATC
This window encodes:
- a CDS encoding DUF4956 domain-containing protein, whose amino-acid sequence is MDTQTNTTNFTDIFKSSFLDNTASFSIVDSMIGLVVAFALGMFIYVIYKKTFAGVMYSHNFNISLIIMSMITALVIMGISTNIVISLGMVGALSIVRFRTPIKDPMDLVYLFWAIGSGILCGAGLIPLAIIGAILIGIVMLFFSNRLTIENPYLLIVKYTDSSIESRLDEVLSKQSKKHTIKSKSIMPDNNLEVTYEIRLKENDTEFINLIKEINSVRSAVMLSYDGNFTA
- a CDS encoding CotH kinase family protein, with protein sequence MIKNRYVIGAITLLLAVSIAVLFIVPTFHVQQPASMAKAYKSSVFDQTKVTKVDIELSDKNLASILESPTDEEIVDADVTINGQTVSHVGFRTKGMLSLSSVAAMEDSDRYSWKIDFDYYRSEQTLDGLQKLALNNNFSDASMMREYLSYDLMEEMGVPAPSHSYMYVTINGEEQGLYLGVETLDESFLSQNFTTGDGDLYKPDGTGSDLKWISDDIADYTGLNLKTNTKSSNQSSMINMLDVINNGGKLEEVVDVDEMLRYFAANTALVNLDHYQGDKKHNYYLYEEDGLFSMLPWDYNMAFGGYGAMGGKDRPQVKDTQTKGTTEEGEAEKAQMPGGGKGGMMGMGSSSFINDSAINFSITTPVSGATLEERPLLNALLEDDENRETFNKYLKEIATGFFSEEIITEKVNEITSMITPYVEKDPTKFYTMEDYLKATTGDESIIEFSTQRAESILAQLSGELVVEAETSSDRGGGQEQGQMNPPDDSTGEAQKKGQQPPAGQGGAGPGAGGPPDMGGGMQPPSMDGGPNAQAGAAGSSYSKETLIMIGISLVLLIGAIVFAHFFKRRRSS
- a CDS encoding sensor histidine kinase, whose amino-acid sequence is MDTKWKSKLHVVLALLFVTLGITGVMSGLSRGNEYIGRNFFETEQFKAQNSEYLEQLNLFELGITSENTKEKITVTEEEIEEYRFRYGDLPEQIDSIKTQYEGQITEAEAAKNKELIEMYKAERDKKIKDIMTNFQNDKVVEEKISKEKEKAVDAYFQEMTKNRKEFLESDKAYTYYLEDLNTGDVYTNLNLDSEDDISQYMNKKDMLYLRSIPIIDQEERSYFPQYSDYDSEGTKVDTAELIEPFADRELEGQVGISKDAPKSSPIMKEYITYKTTQKLAYSYLIASVLALLLGAFMIRKSGVWKSIEINRSTPAFYSKIPIDVRAGVLLLTILILGDYITDSMYQISYSSWFYFVREIIHQTFWTVLFLVLTLIQGSWFINTLKNKNIEEEWKESLIYKAKDVFLVRRTGVQMVILLSIAFATGIGISVVFMENEAIIVFIPLFLFVTVPAIIYLLTQIGKFNRIVRYTDELVNGHYASDLPAKGNSTLSKLARNINSLKTGVKTSQQEQAKSERLKTELITNVSHDLRTPLTSIITYTELLKNPTLSEEERTDYLQIIDRKSKRLKVLIDDLFEASKMASGSIELVKDRADIVQLLQQSLAERDEAIKQSSLQFRVSMPDKCVAFVDGQKLWRVFDNLIGNILNYSLENTRVYISVTAERDRVVITFKNVTKYELGDNTDEMFERFKRGDTSRHTEGSGLGLAIAKSIIDLHGGILDIDVDGDLFKAVVMLDLS
- a CDS encoding response regulator transcription factor codes for the protein MDNFCILVVDDEKEIRDAIEIYLSYEGIKVIQAQDGIEALEKLQEHTIHLILLDIMMPRMDGIAATFKIREQKNIPIILLSAKSEDTDKILGLQVGADDYVTKPFNPLELMARVKSQLRRYVSLGTYEGTAKVIDLNGLTLNRETKEVKVIGEPVKLTPIEYKMTELLMSNPGRVFSISEIYERVWKEPGYNAENTVAVHIRKIREKIEIDPKNPRYLKVVWGIGYKMEK